From the genome of Pukyongia salina, one region includes:
- a CDS encoding DUF1801 domain-containing protein, which translates to MISPDQFYVDKDEPNRSCLLALRKMILDMDRHISETRKYGMPCFCYKNKMFCYLWVDKKTTEPYILFVEGNLLDHPSLEVGSRSRMKILRIPPNKDLPVSTIKLLLNKALDLYKNGIVKTN; encoded by the coding sequence ATGATAAGTCCGGACCAATTCTATGTAGACAAAGACGAACCCAACAGAAGTTGTTTGCTAGCACTGCGAAAAATGATCCTGGATATGGATAGGCATATTTCAGAAACAAGAAAATATGGAATGCCTTGTTTTTGTTATAAGAATAAAATGTTCTGCTATCTGTGGGTAGATAAAAAAACTACCGAACCTTATATTTTGTTCGTGGAAGGGAATCTCCTGGATCACCCCTCTCTGGAAGTTGGTAGCCGTAGCCGGATGAAAATCCTTCGAATACCCCCGAACAAAGATCTGCCGGTGTCAACTATTAAACTATTACTCAATAAAGCCCTGGACTTGTATAAAAATGGTATTGTTAAGACAAACTAA
- a CDS encoding CPXCG motif-containing cysteine-rich protein — MDEHFFQCPYCWEQISMLLDPSVSQTYIEDCEVCCNPIEISVLYREGQLEEFAVKIME, encoded by the coding sequence ATGGATGAGCACTTTTTTCAATGTCCTTATTGCTGGGAGCAGATCTCAATGTTGCTGGATCCTTCTGTCTCACAAACCTATATAGAGGACTGTGAGGTATGTTGTAATCCTATCGAAATAAGTGTATTATATAGAGAAGGGCAACTGGAAGAGTTTGCTGTAAAAATCATGGAATAA
- a CDS encoding efflux RND transporter periplasmic adaptor subunit — protein MRKIILYILGALLLVVAYFGAQYIIANSEQPKPQAEEIVKTVFVENVKNKTVPIVITATGNLIAKNRLELYSEVQGVFRSSARDFKAGQPYKKGETLIRMDAAEYYASVQAARSEFYNLVTSLMPDLRLDYPEAFKTWEQYLTTIDINKSLPALPQVTNEKLNYFITGRGVNSSYYNIKNMEQRLGKFSIVAPFSGIVTEAMVTRGTLIRSGQKLGEFIDTSSFEVQLSIGKEFSDLLEIGEKVSLSTIEGSREFTGTVSRINGRIDQATQTISVFVTVVAEGLKEGMYVQAYVDARDETDAIEIPRKLLVNESQVYVVRDSVLDLIPANPVYFSAKNVVLKGIPDGTKLLSRSIPGAYAGMKVKYLEDSPQSAGDTPVN, from the coding sequence ATGCGAAAAATTATACTGTATATCCTGGGTGCGCTGCTATTGGTGGTAGCGTATTTTGGCGCTCAATATATCATAGCAAATAGTGAACAGCCGAAACCCCAGGCAGAAGAAATTGTTAAAACCGTTTTTGTTGAAAATGTAAAGAATAAAACGGTACCTATAGTAATCACCGCAACCGGAAATCTAATTGCCAAGAACCGTCTTGAACTATATTCGGAAGTACAGGGAGTGTTTAGGTCTAGTGCACGTGATTTTAAAGCCGGTCAACCCTATAAAAAAGGCGAAACTCTCATTAGAATGGACGCCGCCGAATATTATGCATCAGTACAGGCAGCCCGAAGCGAGTTCTACAATTTAGTAACTTCACTGATGCCGGATCTAAGGCTCGATTATCCTGAAGCATTTAAAACATGGGAACAATACCTAACCACCATAGATATAAATAAAAGTTTGCCGGCTCTTCCGCAGGTGACCAATGAAAAATTAAATTACTTTATCACCGGGCGAGGTGTAAATTCCTCCTATTACAATATTAAGAACATGGAACAGCGTCTCGGTAAATTTTCTATCGTAGCGCCCTTTAGTGGAATAGTGACCGAAGCCATGGTAACACGAGGCACCCTAATACGTTCGGGACAGAAATTAGGAGAGTTTATCGATACCTCTTCCTTTGAAGTTCAACTTTCTATTGGGAAGGAATTTAGTGACCTACTGGAAATTGGTGAGAAAGTTTCCTTAAGTACGATCGAAGGCTCCCGGGAGTTTACCGGTACAGTTAGCCGTATTAACGGTAGGATCGATCAAGCCACACAGACCATTTCGGTATTTGTGACCGTAGTTGCTGAGGGATTAAAGGAAGGAATGTATGTTCAGGCCTATGTTGATGCGCGGGACGAGACCGATGCCATCGAAATCCCCCGAAAATTACTGGTAAATGAATCCCAGGTGTATGTAGTGAGAGATTCTGTTTTGGATCTAATACCGGCAAATCCCGTTTATTTTTCGGCTAAGAATGTTGTGCTAAAGGGCATCCCCGACGGAACTAAGCTTTTGTCCAGATCCATACCGGGAGCTTATGCCGGAATGAAAGTTAAATATCTGGAAGATTCCCCACAATCAGCGGGCGATACGCCGGTTAACTAA
- a CDS encoding TerC family protein produces the protein MWELLTSTEAWAAFLTLVIMEIVLGIDNIVFITIQTDKLPKEQQRKGRIFGLAFALFTRVILLLSITWIMTLTKPIFSLGELIGITGEWHERLEISGRDLILLAGGLFLIYKSITEIHENVEGEGPNLTVPKKMGLVNTIIQIGLLDIVFGLDSVITAIGMADHIEIMVAAVVVSMIFMAFSLNYVGNFVNKHPSIKILALSFLLLIGITLIAESVEQPIAKGYIYSAMVFSIFVESLVIRANRKKSVVEKNE, from the coding sequence ATGTGGGAACTCTTAACCTCTACCGAAGCCTGGGCGGCATTTCTTACCCTGGTTATCATGGAGATCGTCCTGGGGATAGATAACATTGTCTTTATCACCATTCAAACCGATAAACTCCCGAAGGAGCAACAGCGCAAGGGCCGTATTTTTGGCCTCGCTTTCGCATTATTTACTCGTGTGATCCTCTTATTATCGATCACCTGGATCATGACACTTACCAAACCCATCTTTAGTTTAGGTGAATTGATAGGGATAACCGGGGAGTGGCATGAACGATTGGAGATCTCGGGCAGAGACCTCATCCTTTTGGCGGGAGGATTGTTTTTAATTTATAAAAGTATTACCGAAATCCATGAAAATGTTGAGGGTGAAGGCCCAAATTTAACGGTTCCCAAGAAAATGGGGTTGGTAAACACTATTATTCAAATTGGGTTACTGGATATCGTTTTCGGGTTGGATTCGGTGATCACGGCCATTGGAATGGCCGATCATATCGAGATCATGGTGGCAGCTGTTGTAGTGTCTATGATCTTTATGGCCTTTAGTCTGAATTATGTTGGGAATTTTGTGAATAAACACCCCAGCATAAAGATCCTGGCCTTGTCTTTCTTATTGCTAATAGGGATCACGCTCATTGCCGAATCTGTAGAGCAGCCTATAGCCAAGGGGTATATATATTCGGCTATGGTATTCTCGATCTTCGTAGAGTCCCTGGTGATACGCGCCAATAGAAAAAAATCTGTGGTTGAAAAGAATGAGTAA
- a CDS encoding DUF3124 domain-containing protein, with translation MNLKLLSLLGLLLIFSCKEKGSVSSIHPENWTKRSARNIEKDSLEYGKSYLSIYSQIYSISEHRTHGLTAMVSMRNTSDRDTIYLLRAEYYDTHGNSIRNYFEDPIFLAPMETTEIIIDEIDVTGGTGSNFLFEWKIPYNSPEPLFEGIMNSTMGQQGLSFTTQGVRIE, from the coding sequence ATGAATCTTAAGTTATTATCTCTATTAGGATTACTTTTAATTTTTAGTTGTAAGGAAAAAGGCTCTGTAAGCTCCATTCATCCGGAGAACTGGACGAAACGATCGGCAAGAAATATAGAGAAAGACTCGCTTGAATATGGAAAATCCTACCTCTCTATCTACTCTCAAATTTATAGCATTTCGGAACACCGCACACATGGATTAACCGCCATGGTAAGTATGAGAAATACGAGCGATAGAGATACCATCTACCTGCTGAGGGCAGAGTATTACGATACTCACGGTAATTCAATTCGAAATTATTTTGAAGATCCGATCTTTCTGGCTCCTATGGAAACCACCGAGATCATTATCGATGAAATTGATGTAACCGGAGGAACCGGATCTAATTTTTTATTCGAATGGAAAATACCATACAATTCTCCCGAACCGCTATTTGAAGGTATAATGAATTCTACCATGGGACAACAAGGTCTATCCTTTACCACACAGGGAGTAAGGATAGAATAA
- a CDS encoding efflux RND transporter permease subunit has protein sequence MRKLISYFIKYEVAVNVLILAFVIFGVIGIFRLKSSFFPLQEAEIISINIAYPGAAPQEIEEGVVLKIEDNLKGLKGIERVTSVSRENGGSITVEIESGEDIDVLLAEVKNAVDRVPNFPTGMEPLVVAKQERVRQTIDFAISGENIELSALKQIGRQVENDLRAIDGISQISVSGYPEEEIEIAVRENDLLAYDLSFTEVAAAVSRANILTTGGNIKTDAEDYLIRANNRSYYGSELNNLIVRASPDGTLVRLHQVADVRDRFSETPNASYFNGNVAVNIEITNTNNEDLISSAEKVNAYIDEFNQKYTGVHIDVVSDSSVRLNQRTELLVKNGIMGIILVLLFLSFFLNTRMAFWVAFGLPISFLGMFIFAAYLNVTINVLSLFGMIIVIGILVDDGIVISENIYQHYEKGKPRVRAAIDGTIEVLPPIVSAIITTVLAFSTFLFLDGRIGDFFSEVSVVVILTLVVSLIEALIILPAHIAHSKALLPEAEKKKESKTRIGAVFAKLREFNVYGDRFMRYCRDKLYSPTLNFAMNNRFLTLAILVALMIITVGANQGNIIQTSFFPRIASDRVSIDLLMPEGTNPKITDSIITMVENVAWEVNKDFTAKQTGNKSVVENVIKRVGPGNNKASLHVNLLPGEERDFGSPEITNAIRNAVGDVYGVERLTFGSGGNFGGSPVSVSLLGNNTEELKAAKDELRAYMENNALLADVTDTDPEGIKEINIELKETAYALGLNLRDVMAQVRSGFFGLQAQRFQRGQDEIRVWVRYDRSNRESINDLDDMRILTPAGLRIPFGEIATYSIERGEESISHLNGLREIQVNADLADLDASPTAIIDEIRSSVMPDISSKYPTVTAIYEGQNREALKLTRSAELVVPIVLFLIYIVIAFTFRSYSQPLLLILLIPFSFIAVAWGHWIHDFPINILSALGIIALIGIMVNDGLVLIGKFNSYLREGLSFDDALYEAGRARFRAIFLTSLTTIAGIAPLLLEKSRQAQFLIPMAISIAYGIAIATVLTLIILPILLSITNDIKAKGFWLVSGTKIPKEDVERAIKEVRAREEWEIHENGTKQSEAVSKEEVTHE, from the coding sequence ATGAGAAAACTCATCAGTTATTTTATAAAGTATGAAGTAGCCGTTAACGTGCTAATCCTGGCCTTCGTGATCTTTGGTGTGATAGGGATCTTTAGATTGAAATCGTCATTCTTTCCGCTTCAGGAGGCCGAAATCATTAGTATCAATATTGCGTATCCGGGTGCAGCTCCCCAGGAGATAGAAGAAGGGGTTGTACTAAAAATTGAAGATAATCTTAAGGGCCTTAAAGGCATAGAAAGGGTAACCTCTGTTTCACGTGAGAATGGGGGAAGCATCACTGTTGAAATTGAAAGTGGTGAAGATATAGACGTATTATTAGCCGAGGTGAAAAATGCTGTCGACCGGGTACCCAACTTCCCCACCGGCATGGAGCCATTGGTAGTAGCCAAACAGGAAAGGGTAAGACAAACCATAGATTTCGCGATTAGTGGTGAGAACATAGAGTTGTCTGCCTTAAAGCAAATTGGCAGGCAAGTAGAGAACGATCTTCGGGCTATAGACGGGATATCTCAAATTAGCGTTTCCGGTTATCCTGAAGAAGAAATAGAAATTGCCGTTCGTGAGAATGATCTTCTGGCATACGATCTTAGTTTCACCGAAGTAGCGGCGGCTGTCTCCAGGGCTAACATCCTTACAACAGGTGGAAACATTAAAACCGATGCCGAGGATTACCTTATCCGGGCTAATAACCGATCGTACTACGGATCTGAACTAAACAACCTGATCGTTCGAGCCTCTCCTGACGGTACCTTGGTGCGCTTGCATCAGGTTGCAGATGTGAGGGACCGATTTTCGGAAACACCCAATGCCTCCTACTTCAATGGGAATGTGGCCGTAAATATAGAGATCACTAATACTAATAATGAAGATCTAATCTCCTCTGCAGAGAAGGTTAATGCTTATATAGACGAGTTTAACCAGAAGTACACCGGGGTACATATCGATGTGGTGAGCGATAGTTCTGTGAGGTTGAATCAGCGTACCGAATTACTGGTGAAAAACGGGATCATGGGGATTATACTGGTACTATTGTTCCTTTCTTTTTTTCTGAATACCCGTATGGCGTTCTGGGTGGCATTTGGTTTACCGATCTCATTTTTAGGGATGTTTATCTTTGCCGCCTATCTCAATGTGACAATAAATGTGTTGTCGCTATTTGGAATGATCATCGTTATAGGGATTTTAGTTGACGACGGAATTGTTATTTCAGAAAATATCTATCAGCATTACGAAAAGGGAAAACCGAGGGTGCGGGCTGCCATCGATGGTACCATCGAGGTTTTGCCTCCTATCGTTTCGGCCATTATCACAACGGTACTGGCATTTTCCACCTTTCTATTTCTGGATGGGAGAATAGGTGATTTCTTTAGTGAAGTTTCGGTAGTGGTAATACTTACCCTTGTGGTTTCACTAATAGAAGCTTTGATCATTCTTCCGGCGCACATTGCCCATTCTAAAGCATTGCTACCTGAAGCCGAAAAGAAGAAAGAAAGCAAGACACGTATAGGAGCTGTTTTTGCTAAACTTAGGGAATTCAATGTGTATGGCGACAGATTTATGAGGTACTGCAGGGATAAATTGTACAGTCCTACTTTGAATTTTGCGATGAATAATCGCTTTCTTACCCTCGCTATTCTAGTGGCACTGATGATCATAACTGTGGGGGCCAATCAAGGTAATATAATTCAGACATCATTTTTCCCTAGAATTGCCAGCGATAGGGTTAGTATCGATCTACTGATGCCTGAAGGCACCAATCCAAAGATCACAGATTCTATTATTACTATGGTTGAGAATGTGGCCTGGGAAGTAAATAAAGACTTTACGGCCAAACAGACCGGAAATAAATCTGTAGTAGAAAATGTTATCAAACGAGTGGGTCCCGGGAATAATAAAGCATCGTTGCATGTAAATTTACTACCTGGTGAGGAGCGGGACTTCGGATCTCCTGAAATAACCAATGCAATTAGAAATGCCGTGGGCGACGTTTACGGTGTGGAGCGACTTACATTTGGATCTGGGGGTAATTTTGGTGGAAGTCCGGTGTCTGTTTCTTTATTAGGAAACAATACAGAAGAGTTAAAAGCTGCAAAGGATGAGCTGCGTGCCTATATGGAGAACAATGCACTACTAGCCGATGTAACCGATACAGATCCGGAGGGGATCAAAGAGATCAATATAGAATTAAAGGAAACAGCTTACGCACTGGGTTTAAATCTGCGCGATGTGATGGCGCAGGTTCGTTCGGGATTCTTCGGACTCCAGGCTCAGCGATTTCAAAGGGGACAAGATGAAATTCGAGTATGGGTGCGATATGATCGATCTAACCGGGAATCGATCAACGATCTGGATGATATGCGAATTCTTACGCCTGCCGGCTTACGAATTCCATTTGGGGAAATAGCAACATATTCAATAGAAAGGGGAGAGGAATCTATTAGCCACTTGAACGGATTGCGAGAGATACAGGTTAATGCCGATCTTGCCGACCTGGACGCCAGTCCCACCGCTATAATTGATGAAATTAGATCCTCGGTTATGCCCGATATAAGTTCGAAATATCCAACGGTAACGGCCATTTACGAAGGGCAGAATAGAGAAGCATTAAAACTTACAAGGTCTGCAGAATTAGTAGTTCCGATAGTACTTTTTCTAATTTATATAGTGATCGCATTTACGTTCAGGAGTTACAGTCAGCCACTATTATTAATCCTATTAATCCCATTCAGTTTTATTGCAGTAGCCTGGGGTCATTGGATCCATGATTTCCCAATAAATATACTTTCTGCCTTAGGGATCATTGCATTGATAGGAATTATGGTAAACGACGGACTCGTACTCATTGGTAAGTTCAATTCCTATTTAAGGGAAGGTCTCTCGTTTGATGATGCTTTGTATGAGGCGGGTCGTGCTCGATTTAGGGCAATATTCCTCACCTCCTTAACTACTATTGCCGGGATCGCACCGTTGCTACTTGAGAAAAGCAGGCAGGCACAATTCCTTATTCCAATGGCTATTAGTATAGCCTATGGTATCGCAATTGCAACGGTACTCACGCTTATTATTCTGCCTATCCTGCTTAGCATTACCAACGATATAAAGGCGAAAGGATTTTGGTTGGTATCCGGAACCAAGATTCCGAAGGAAGATGTAGAGAGAGCCATCAAAGAAGTGCGCGCCAGGGAGGAATGGGAAATTCACGAAAATGGAACAAAACAATCTGAAGCAGTATCAAAGGAAGAGGTTACGCATGAATAA
- a CDS encoding TolC family protein, whose translation MNKSSVFTVIVLIFSLTSTAQVVEKLTREEAMSETLENNFGIKMAKNDLRIADNNRGILNSGYLPSVTGLAGANYSIQDQEVTFRDGTTNIVEGAETKRYDASVNINYTLFDGLGRWYDYKRLKEEYNLSELEVRQTIENTLLQMFTVYFEVARLTENVEVLKSTYENTKNRLVRAEYRFEYGQTNRLEVLNAQVDLVTDSINLINARQTLRNTKRDLNVVLNQSIERNFEVDTTVSFIEGLRMQTYLEEADTNNVRLQMARSNIEVSTLNFKASRSVYLPTVNLSGSYGWNEGQFPVTSFATGNTSTGLAAGVSLSWNLFDGGSGITSVKNSKIQIENQTLLKEQLQVEVARDIANAEGNYRNRLEIYRLQEQNVVTATDNYERSLERYKLGQITSVELRQAQINLLNNRTTRNLAKYQAKIAELELLQQTGQLLNVAF comes from the coding sequence ATGAATAAAAGCAGTGTTTTTACAGTTATTGTTTTAATTTTTAGTCTAACATCCACCGCACAGGTAGTTGAAAAATTAACTCGCGAAGAGGCCATGTCGGAGACGCTGGAGAATAACTTCGGAATAAAAATGGCGAAGAACGATCTGCGGATAGCCGATAACAACAGGGGCATACTAAACTCGGGATATCTACCTTCCGTTACCGGACTAGCAGGTGCAAATTACAGCATACAGGATCAGGAAGTGACGTTTCGCGATGGCACTACCAATATTGTTGAAGGAGCCGAAACCAAGCGATATGATGCATCTGTCAACATTAACTATACTCTTTTCGACGGACTGGGTCGCTGGTATGATTATAAGCGTTTAAAAGAGGAATACAATCTTAGCGAACTGGAAGTACGACAAACCATCGAAAATACACTGTTGCAAATGTTTACGGTTTATTTTGAAGTGGCTAGATTGACAGAAAATGTCGAGGTGCTCAAGAGCACTTATGAAAACACAAAAAACCGCCTTGTTAGGGCAGAATACAGGTTCGAGTACGGACAAACAAACAGACTTGAAGTATTAAATGCGCAGGTAGATCTGGTGACAGATAGCATCAATCTTATCAACGCTCGCCAGACACTTAGAAATACCAAACGAGATCTGAATGTAGTACTCAACCAATCGATAGAACGAAATTTTGAAGTAGACACCACAGTGAGTTTTATCGAGGGGTTAAGAATGCAGACCTATCTGGAAGAAGCAGATACAAATAATGTTAGGTTACAAATGGCGCGAAGCAATATTGAAGTTAGTACATTAAATTTCAAAGCCTCCAGGTCTGTCTATCTCCCTACGGTGAATCTCTCAGGCAGTTATGGTTGGAATGAGGGACAATTTCCGGTGACGAGTTTTGCGACGGGAAATACAAGTACCGGTTTGGCGGCTGGAGTGAGTTTAAGCTGGAATTTGTTTGATGGGGGTAGTGGTATAACTTCGGTTAAGAATTCGAAAATACAGATCGAGAATCAAACTTTACTAAAGGAACAGCTTCAGGTAGAGGTAGCGAGAGATATTGCCAATGCGGAGGGTAATTATCGCAATCGTCTGGAGATCTACCGACTTCAGGAGCAAAATGTCGTTACTGCCACAGATAATTACGAGCGTTCTTTAGAACGATATAAACTAGGGCAGATCACCTCGGTGGAATTGCGGCAGGCCCAGATCAATTTACTTAATAATCGCACTACGAGAAACCTGGCAAAATATCAGGCCAAGATAGCCGAGTTGGAATTATTACAACAAACCGGTCAGCTACTAAATGTTGCGTTTTAG
- a CDS encoding DUF2188 domain-containing protein, which yields MAKEKSWLLKLVELISAIFESSRRQSRDRTWHQHVVPYKDGWAVRREGNKRITSKHRKQSTALRKAKSLARKYKSDVIIHRADGTIRDRISYD from the coding sequence ATGGCAAAGGAAAAATCTTGGTTATTAAAACTCGTTGAGTTGATCTCGGCAATTTTCGAAAGCTCACGAAGGCAATCCAGGGACAGAACCTGGCATCAGCATGTAGTTCCTTACAAAGATGGATGGGCTGTACGCCGAGAGGGTAATAAGCGAATCACGTCTAAACACAGGAAGCAGAGCACCGCCTTACGAAAAGCCAAAAGTTTGGCGAGAAAATATAAGTCGGACGTCATCATACACCGCGCAGATGGTACGATTAGAGACCGGATTAGCTATGATTGA
- a CDS encoding ABC-F family ATP-binding cassette domain-containing protein: protein MINIHNLSVSFQGDYLFEGITFQLTPGDRVGLVGKNGAGKSTLLRIIAGEQEYDEGQIATDKKVTTGFLKQDIDFTRGRTVLEEAYEAFSEIKELEKKMEQITVEMGERNDYESEAYHQLMVDLNDLQHQYEIVGGYNYQGETERILKGLGFERKDFNQPTDTFSGGWRMRIELAKLLLQNNDVLLLDEPTNHLDIESILWLEEFLKNYTGVVMLVSHDRMFLDNITNRTIEISLGKIYDYNKPYTKYLALREELRTQQLATQKNQQKQIEQTEKLIEKFRAKASKATMAQSLIKKLDRMDRVEVDEDDNAVMSLRFPVSVKPGKVVIEAENISKSYGDNKVLSGIDLFVERDSKIAFVGQNGQGKSTLAKIIVNEIDYKGHLKLGHNVEIGYFAQNQVDYLDGNKTVEDTMLDAADEKTRPKVRDILGAFLFRGDEVDKYVRVLSGGERNRLALAKLLLQPFNVLVMDEPTNHLDMKSKNVLKDALKNFEGTLIVVSHDRDFLQGLSNKVYEFKDRKIKEYLGDIDFFLEQRNIQNLREAEKRSEVAVNKKNTTSEGKKNYEQQKKQKSLQNKLSKIESKINKLEREINAIDVELQINYDETISQPNFFDNYQQKKNDLDVLMQEWEELTQMLE, encoded by the coding sequence TGGTTGGAAAGAATGGTGCCGGCAAATCCACTTTACTCAGGATCATCGCCGGAGAACAGGAATATGATGAGGGACAGATCGCAACCGATAAAAAGGTCACCACTGGTTTTCTGAAACAGGATATCGATTTCACTAGAGGAAGAACAGTTTTGGAAGAGGCCTATGAAGCTTTTTCAGAAATAAAGGAATTGGAGAAGAAGATGGAGCAGATCACTGTTGAAATGGGTGAGCGTAATGATTATGAAAGCGAGGCCTATCACCAATTGATGGTAGACCTAAATGATCTTCAGCATCAGTACGAGATCGTAGGGGGGTACAACTATCAGGGTGAGACCGAAAGGATACTAAAAGGACTGGGATTTGAGCGTAAGGATTTTAACCAGCCAACCGATACTTTTTCAGGTGGTTGGCGAATGCGTATTGAACTGGCCAAACTCTTACTTCAGAATAATGACGTATTACTACTTGACGAACCTACCAACCACCTCGATATAGAATCTATTTTATGGTTGGAAGAGTTTCTGAAAAATTATACTGGAGTGGTGATGCTTGTGTCTCACGACAGGATGTTTCTGGATAATATTACAAACAGAACTATTGAGATCTCACTGGGGAAGATCTACGATTATAACAAACCGTATACAAAATACCTCGCCTTACGAGAAGAGTTGCGAACGCAGCAACTAGCCACCCAAAAGAACCAGCAAAAGCAGATCGAACAAACCGAGAAACTAATAGAAAAGTTTCGTGCAAAGGCCAGTAAAGCTACCATGGCGCAATCGCTTATTAAAAAATTGGATAGAATGGATCGTGTTGAGGTGGACGAGGATGACAATGCCGTGATGAGTTTACGGTTCCCGGTTTCGGTAAAACCGGGGAAGGTGGTCATAGAAGCCGAAAATATCTCAAAGAGTTACGGAGACAATAAGGTGTTGAGTGGGATAGATCTTTTCGTAGAGCGTGATAGCAAAATTGCTTTCGTGGGGCAGAATGGTCAGGGTAAATCCACACTTGCAAAGATCATTGTAAATGAGATCGATTATAAAGGACATCTAAAACTGGGGCACAATGTAGAGATAGGTTATTTTGCGCAAAACCAGGTGGACTATCTCGATGGGAACAAAACCGTGGAAGACACCATGCTGGATGCAGCCGATGAGAAGACCCGCCCAAAAGTGCGGGACATCCTGGGAGCCTTCTTATTCAGGGGTGATGAAGTGGATAAATATGTACGGGTCTTATCCGGGGGAGAGCGAAACCGGCTTGCTCTCGCAAAATTGCTGCTGCAACCCTTTAACGTATTGGTGATGGATGAGCCTACCAATCACCTGGATATGAAATCGAAAAATGTACTAAAAGACGCCTTGAAGAATTTCGAAGGTACCTTGATCGTGGTTTCTCACGACAGGGACTTTCTCCAGGGGCTCAGCAATAAGGTGTATGAGTTCAAGGACAGAAAGATAAAAGAGTATTTAGGGGATATAGATTTTTTCCTTGAGCAGCGCAACATTCAGAATTTGAGGGAGGCGGAGAAACGTTCGGAAGTCGCAGTAAACAAAAAGAACACTACTTCAGAAGGGAAAAAGAACTACGAGCAGCAAAAAAAGCAAAAATCCCTTCAGAATAAATTAAGTAAGATCGAAAGTAAGATCAATAAGCTGGAGAGAGAAATAAATGCCATTGATGTGGAACTGCAGATCAATTACGATGAGACGATCTCTCAGCCTAACTTCTTCGATAATTACCAGCAAAAAAAGAACGACCTGGACGTACTTATGCAGGAATGGGAAGAGCTCACCCAAATGTTAGAATAA
- a CDS encoding VOC family protein, translated as MATINSYITFNGNCEEAFNLYRSVFGGEFATISKFRDMPDDPKYPVSEEDKDKIMHVSLPISQETVLMGSDTGAEWGKQFKQGNNFSISINANSREEADTFFKALSQDGEVVMPMSDTFWESYFGMLTDRFGIQWMVSYDDPSRVK; from the coding sequence ATGGCAACAATAAACAGCTATATTACATTCAACGGCAATTGCGAAGAAGCCTTTAATCTCTACCGATCTGTCTTCGGAGGTGAATTTGCAACGATCTCTAAATTCAGGGATATGCCTGATGACCCTAAGTATCCTGTTTCTGAAGAGGATAAAGACAAAATTATGCACGTCTCCCTACCAATTAGCCAGGAAACCGTGCTTATGGGAAGTGATACCGGTGCAGAATGGGGTAAACAGTTTAAGCAAGGCAATAATTTTTCTATTTCTATTAACGCCAATTCACGAGAGGAAGCAGACACATTCTTTAAAGCTCTTTCTCAGGACGGAGAGGTTGTTATGCCCATGAGCGATACTTTCTGGGAATCGTATTTCGGGATGCTAACAGATCGATTTGGAATACAATGGATGGTGAGCTATGACGACCCATCCCGTGTAAAATAA
- a CDS encoding RidA family protein, with translation MKTLTNRNLPSSLLILICLFAFSLQSCDQKEKEEDVKVEKEVVVKSEEPEYFLLRPDVEKAYGYSHAVKIGNSIKVSGAVSMDDAGNPTAVGDLAQQMKNCYADLEKVLNHFNCTFDDVVVENIFTTNMPLFLEHAAYRNEIYKNHYPTGSWLGVKELAIPEFMIEIELEVHKSE, from the coding sequence ATGAAAACACTAACCAACCGCAACCTTCCATCATCATTACTCATTTTAATTTGTCTCTTTGCTTTTTCGCTACAAAGCTGCGATCAGAAAGAAAAAGAAGAAGACGTAAAAGTAGAAAAGGAAGTCGTCGTTAAATCTGAAGAACCGGAATACTTCTTACTCCGCCCCGATGTTGAAAAAGCATATGGTTATTCGCATGCTGTTAAAATTGGGAATAGCATAAAAGTTTCGGGAGCTGTAAGTATGGATGATGCGGGGAATCCTACCGCCGTTGGCGATCTGGCGCAACAAATGAAGAACTGTTATGCAGATCTGGAAAAAGTATTAAATCATTTTAACTGCACCTTCGATGATGTGGTGGTAGAAAATATCTTTACCACAAATATGCCGCTATTCCTGGAGCATGCCGCCTACCGAAATGAGATCTACAAAAACCACTATCCTACAGGATCCTGGCTTGGTGTAAAAGAACTCGCCATCCCCGAATTTATGATAGAGATCGAACTGGAAGTTCATAAATCTGAATAA